The Paraburkholderia megapolitana genomic sequence CGCACTTTCTTCTTCAGCGGTGCGAAGTCGGGCACGTCAGTCGCCTTGCTGTTGGTAATCAGCACGTCGATACGTTCGGCGGGGCAATACGACACGCGGCTACGCTGGCCGATCTTGCTGTAGTCCGCGAGGATCACGATCTTGTCCGCGCAGTCCACCATCGCACGCGCGACTTCCGATTCGGCGTGATCGAAGTTCGTCGCACCACTGCGCACGTCGACGCCGGTTGGCGACAGCAGCGCGACGTCGGCGCGATAGCGTCGGATGTCGAGTATCGTCGTCGCGCCCGTGGTGGCGAACGCGCGTTCGCTGATCGAGCCGCCCAGCAGGATGACTTCGTTCGACATTTCCGCCGGTTCGGCAGAGCCGCGCAGCTTCAGCGCGACATCGATCGAGTTGGTGACGATGGTCAGATTGGCGAGCTTCGCCAGTTCTTCGGCGAGTAGCGCAGTGGTGGTGCCCGCATCGATGAAGAGCGTCTGGCCGCTTGCGATCACTCCGGTTGCCGCTTTTGCGATCGCGTTCTTGGACTTGACGTGGGTATGCGCGCGCTCCGCGATCGGCGCTTCGTCACCGGGTCGTACCGCGCCGCCATGTACGCGCCGCAGCTCGCCCAACGCTTCGAGGTCGAGCAGATCGCGCCGCACGGTTTCGCGCGAAACATCGAGGTCCGCCATGATGCGTTCGGTGGATACCCGTTGCAGCGTCGACAGCAGGGCGCGGATTCGTTGATGACGGTCTTTCTGCCACATGCCTTGGATCCCGGCGCAAAGTTAGGAAGATTAAGCGTGCTGCGCATACCTATCACTGCCATTCGGGTATGTCAGACAGATGTCGAGCGTACTATTTTATCCGCCGCGTGTTGTATTTTTTTGGCAGCTTGCATAGTTGTGTATTTGAATTTAGCCTTCGCAGATTGGCGATTCGGTGCGCATTTCGAAAATCGGATGTTCGGAAAGGAAGGGATGTGTCTGCTTTCGAACAATCGATGTCGCTTTCGGTAAACTGCGTGTCGTTTTAGCTGGACATACTGCGATGGCGATCGGCGGGGCCACCGGTTGTACCGGTGCGCACGAACGCTTTAGGTGCACTGCAGCGCGGCGCCTGGCCGGCGGCTGCAGGAGGCTGGCAGCGGCGGGGCCGACGGGTCGATCAAGCTCATTGAAAAGGGTGACGGGACGTGAAAGAGGAGAGCACGCAGGATGCACGCGGCACGTGGCCTTATCCGGCGCGCGTTGCTCACCGGATTGGCGGATCGCTGACGCCCGAGAACACGCTGGCAGGATTCGACGCCTGTATCCGTTACGGCTACCGGATGATCGAGTTCGACGCGAAGCTTTCCGCGGATAACACCGTCTTCCTGCTGCACGACGATCTGCTCGATCGCACGACCAACGGCCACGGCGCTGCTGCGCAACATAGCTGGCAGCAACTCGCCGCGCTCGACGCCGGCTCGTGGTACGGACCGGACTTTGCCGGCACGCGGCTGCCCACTCTGGCCGACGTCGCCGCGCGCTGCGCGCGCGAGGGCATAGCCGCCAACATCGAAATCAAGCCGTGCCACGGGCGCGACGCGCTGACCGGGACGCTCGTCGCGCAGGCTGCGCGCACGTTGTGGCAATCGGCAACGCTGCCGCCGCTGCTGTCGTCGTTCTCCATCGAAGCGCTCACCGCCGCACGCGATGCCGTTCCGGAATTACCGCGCGGCATGCTGTTCGATGCGCTGCCCGACGACTGGCTGCGCATCGTGCGCGAACTGGATTGCGTATCGCTGCATACGGATCACAAGCGGATCACAGAAGAGCAGGTCAAGGCGATTCACGCGGCGGGCCTGCGCGTACTGACCTATACCGTCAACGATCCGGCGCGCGCGGAAGAGCTCGTGCGCTGGGGCGTCGACATGATCTGTACCGATCGCATCGATATCATCGCTGGCGACGCGCGCGCCGTTGCGTGAAG encodes the following:
- a CDS encoding DeoR/GlpR family DNA-binding transcription regulator, which encodes MWQKDRHQRIRALLSTLQRVSTERIMADLDVSRETVRRDLLDLEALGELRRVHGGAVRPGDEAPIAERAHTHVKSKNAIAKAATGVIASGQTLFIDAGTTTALLAEELAKLANLTIVTNSIDVALKLRGSAEPAEMSNEVILLGGSISERAFATTGATTILDIRRYRADVALLSPTGVDVRSGATNFDHAESEVARAMVDCADKIVILADYSKIGQRSRVSYCPAERIDVLITNSKATDVPDFAPLKKKVRKVIIA
- the ugpQ gene encoding glycerophosphodiester phosphodiesterase gives rise to the protein MKEESTQDARGTWPYPARVAHRIGGSLTPENTLAGFDACIRYGYRMIEFDAKLSADNTVFLLHDDLLDRTTNGHGAAAQHSWQQLAALDAGSWYGPDFAGTRLPTLADVAARCAREGIAANIEIKPCHGRDALTGTLVAQAARTLWQSATLPPLLSSFSIEALTAARDAVPELPRGMLFDALPDDWLRIVRELDCVSLHTDHKRITEEQVKAIHAAGLRVLTYTVNDPARAEELVRWGVDMICTDRIDIIAGDARAVA